One Streptomyces coeruleorubidus DNA segment encodes these proteins:
- a CDS encoding YceI family protein, which yields MALALLRRRRLRGASAAAAGLALPLPSGAGAVAREVVDPMGTPLAAADVTVTALDTHRVAARGTTDPYGYFLAALPPGRYSLMIAAEGLQPHRETIEIAMGASAPTERVWLRPAEALQLPTPGTWLFDPPHTAIRFIAKHVGMAHVHGRFERFEGGIRIAQDMTDSRVHVRIDASSINTGNTTRDNHLRSADFLDVERFPYIDFTSARFAYRGGSKWTLLGSLTMHGVSRSVSLDTTYLGTVNGGYGQELRCAALATAELHREDFTLNWRSMLARGIAVVGPTVQLELDVQAMYRTHDTPTPPE from the coding sequence ATGGCCCTCGCACTGCTCAGGCGCCGACGACTCAGGGGCGCCTCCGCCGCAGCGGCGGGCCTCGCCCTCCCCCTGCCCTCCGGCGCGGGTGCCGTGGCCCGCGAGGTCGTCGACCCCATGGGCACGCCCCTGGCGGCCGCGGACGTCACCGTCACCGCGCTGGACACCCACCGGGTGGCAGCCCGCGGGACGACCGACCCGTACGGCTACTTCCTCGCCGCGCTGCCGCCCGGCCGGTACAGCTTGATGATCGCGGCGGAGGGCCTTCAGCCGCACCGCGAGACCATCGAGATCGCGATGGGCGCGTCGGCGCCCACCGAGCGGGTCTGGCTGCGTCCGGCCGAGGCCCTCCAGCTGCCGACGCCCGGAACCTGGCTCTTCGACCCGCCGCACACCGCGATCCGGTTCATCGCCAAGCACGTCGGCATGGCCCATGTCCACGGCCGCTTCGAACGCTTCGAGGGCGGGATCCGGATCGCCCAGGACATGACCGACTCCCGGGTGCACGTCCGCATCGACGCCTCCAGCATCAACACCGGCAACACCACCCGCGACAACCACCTGCGGTCCGCCGACTTCCTGGACGTCGAACGCTTCCCGTACATCGACTTCACGAGCGCCCGCTTCGCCTACCGGGGCGGCAGCAAGTGGACGCTGCTGGGCTCCCTCACGATGCACGGCGTCAGCCGCTCGGTCTCGCTGGACACCACCTACCTCGGCACGGTGAACGGCGGCTACGGGCAGGAACTGCGCTGCGCGGCCCTGGCGACGGCGGAGCTGCACCGCGAGGACTTCACGCTCAACTGGCGTTCGATGCTGGCCCGGGGCATCGCGGTGGTCGGTCCGACCGTGCAGCTGGAGCTGGACGTCCAGGCGATGTACCGGACCCACGACACCCCGACCCCGCCGGAATAA
- a CDS encoding CDP-alcohol phosphatidyltransferase family protein — MALNNTYDARLVQQETALGAGVQILLLALIGTAIGMGPAGWLTGLAFAIATWAVLSRALHRSRLRSFGAANRVTLGRATLVGGVTALVADSFQSSPPVSLFVGLTAVALILDGVDGKVARRTGTSTPLGARFDMEVDAFLILVLSVYVSMQLGPWVLLIGGMRYVFVGAARIWPWLTAALPPSTARKTVAALQGVLLLLAGADLLPYAANFGVAALALGLLVWSFGRDVLWLYRTSRVEEPPARRQVRELVAS; from the coding sequence GTGGCCCTGAACAACACTTACGACGCGAGGCTCGTACAGCAGGAGACCGCCCTGGGGGCGGGCGTGCAGATCCTGCTGCTGGCCCTGATCGGCACGGCGATCGGGATGGGCCCGGCGGGCTGGCTGACCGGCCTCGCGTTCGCGATCGCCACCTGGGCGGTGCTCTCCCGGGCCCTGCACCGCTCCCGGCTGCGCTCGTTCGGCGCGGCGAACCGGGTCACCCTCGGCCGGGCCACCCTCGTCGGCGGCGTCACCGCGCTGGTCGCGGACTCCTTCCAGAGCTCGCCGCCCGTGTCGTTGTTCGTCGGCCTGACGGCGGTGGCCCTGATCCTCGACGGCGTCGACGGCAAGGTCGCCCGCCGCACCGGCACCTCCACCCCGCTGGGCGCGCGCTTCGACATGGAGGTCGACGCGTTCCTGATCCTGGTGCTGAGCGTGTACGTGTCGATGCAACTGGGCCCGTGGGTGCTGCTGATCGGCGGTATGCGGTACGTCTTCGTCGGCGCGGCCCGCATCTGGCCCTGGCTGACCGCCGCCCTCCCGCCGAGCACCGCCCGCAAGACGGTCGCGGCACTCCAGGGCGTGCTTCTGCTGCTGGCGGGCGCCGATCTGCTGCCGTACGCGGCCAACTTCGGGGTCGCGGCCCTGGCCCTGGGCCTGCTGGTGTGGTCGTTCGGGCGTGATGTGCTGTGGCTGTACCGCACCTCGCGGGTCGAGGAGCCCCCGGCCCGGCGCCAGGTGCGGGAACTGGTCGCGAGCTGA
- a CDS encoding 6-pyruvoyl trahydropterin synthase family protein, translating to MFSITVRDHIMIAHSFRGEVFGPAQRLHGATFLVDATFRREQLDEDNIVVDIGLATQELGAVVGELNYRNLDNEPDFAGVNTSTEFLAKVIADRLAERIHKGALGEGAKGIAGLTVTLHESHIAWASYERAL from the coding sequence TTGTTCAGCATCACCGTCCGCGATCACATCATGATCGCCCACAGCTTCCGCGGCGAGGTCTTCGGACCGGCGCAGCGCCTGCACGGGGCCACCTTCCTCGTGGACGCCACGTTCCGGCGCGAACAGCTGGACGAGGACAACATCGTCGTCGACATCGGGCTGGCGACCCAGGAACTCGGGGCGGTGGTCGGCGAGCTGAACTACCGCAACCTCGACAACGAGCCCGACTTCGCCGGTGTCAACACCTCCACGGAGTTCCTCGCCAAGGTCATCGCCGACCGGCTCGCCGAGCGCATCCACAAGGGCGCGCTGGGCGAGGGCGCCAAGGGCATCGCGGGCCTGACCGTCACCCTGCACGAGTCGCACATCGCGTGGGCGAGTTACGAGCGTGCGCTGTGA
- a CDS encoding winged helix-turn-helix transcriptional regulator — MVTKQLRDLPENADLRRADSLAREIFSDVANKWALLIIEALGERTLRFSELRDEVEGVSHKMLTQNLRMLERNGLVDRKVHPTVPPKVEYTLTEPGRALRATVDLICGWTHEYLGHIESARGRFDA; from the coding sequence ATGGTGACCAAGCAGTTGAGGGACCTGCCGGAGAACGCGGACCTGCGGCGGGCGGACTCCCTGGCGCGGGAGATCTTCTCGGACGTCGCCAACAAGTGGGCGCTGCTCATCATCGAGGCCCTCGGCGAACGCACCCTGCGCTTCAGCGAGTTGCGGGACGAGGTCGAGGGCGTCAGCCACAAGATGCTCACGCAGAACCTGCGGATGCTGGAGCGCAACGGCCTGGTCGACCGGAAGGTGCACCCCACCGTGCCGCCGAAGGTCGAGTACACCCTCACCGAACCGGGCCGGGCCCTGCGCGCCACGGTCGACCTGATCTGCGGCTGGACCCATGAGTACCTCGGGCACATCGAGTCGGCGCGCGGCCGGTTCGACGCCTGA
- a CDS encoding SCO5389 family protein, producing MSLDVSPKLLTEAEQGDIREEDFVDTVRTSLPYAYDLIASLATELHDGQSDFTDNQTPPRSEQERGQLLRALASDAIRTSLERHFGITLAFQNCHRVAAFRPEARDGETYARFTSVRSQVLNQSPEFRDC from the coding sequence ATGTCTCTCGACGTCTCCCCGAAGCTCCTCACCGAAGCCGAGCAGGGTGACATCCGCGAGGAGGACTTCGTGGACACGGTCCGCACGTCCCTCCCCTACGCCTACGACCTGATCGCCTCCCTCGCCACCGAACTCCACGACGGCCAGTCCGACTTCACCGACAACCAGACCCCTCCCCGCTCCGAACAGGAGCGCGGCCAACTCCTGCGCGCCCTCGCCAGCGACGCGATCCGCACGAGCCTGGAACGCCACTTCGGCATCACCCTGGCCTTCCAGAACTGCCACCGCGTGGCGGCGTTCCGCCCGGAGGCGCGGGACGGGGAGACGTATGCGCGCTTCACGTCCGTACGGTCCCAGGTCCTGAATCAGTCGCCGGAGTTCAGGGACTGCTGA
- a CDS encoding alpha/beta fold hydrolase: MPTFTAPDGTTLAYHLSGDGPPLVCLPGGPMQDSVYLGDLGGLTAHRTLIRLDLRGSGSSAVPQDTASYRCDRQVADVEALREELGLERLDLLAHCAGANLAALYTARHPDRVGRLALITPSVFAVGLGITAEDRLETARLRRDEPWFAPAYASLEAITAGRATAGDWDAVAPFWFGRWDDEAQAFRAAEQRQRNDEAAARYASDGAFDPDGTRSALAAVASRVLVLAGEYDVAGPARVMKEYAGLFPSAELVVQSGAAHVPWLDDRGRFVTAVVAFLGDGGAVSSP, encoded by the coding sequence ATGCCCACCTTCACCGCCCCCGACGGCACCACCCTCGCCTACCACCTGTCGGGGGACGGCCCGCCCCTGGTCTGTCTCCCCGGTGGCCCGATGCAGGACTCGGTCTACCTGGGGGACCTGGGCGGCCTGACTGCCCACCGCACCCTGATCCGCCTGGACCTCAGGGGCAGCGGCAGTTCGGCCGTGCCGCAGGACACGGCGTCATACCGCTGTGATCGACAGGTCGCCGATGTCGAGGCGCTGCGTGAGGAGCTGGGTCTGGAGCGGCTGGACCTGCTCGCGCACTGCGCCGGTGCCAATCTGGCCGCGCTGTACACGGCCCGCCATCCGGACCGCGTGGGCCGGCTCGCCCTGATCACGCCCAGCGTCTTCGCCGTCGGCCTCGGCATCACCGCCGAGGACCGGCTGGAGACGGCACGCCTGCGCCGGGACGAACCATGGTTCGCCCCGGCGTACGCGTCCCTGGAGGCCATCACGGCCGGCCGGGCGACGGCCGGCGACTGGGACGCCGTCGCCCCCTTCTGGTTCGGCCGCTGGGACGACGAGGCCCAGGCCTTTCGCGCGGCGGAGCAGCGACAGCGCAACGACGAAGCCGCCGCTCGCTACGCCTCCGACGGTGCCTTCGACCCCGATGGCACCCGGAGCGCCCTTGCCGCGGTTGCCTCACGGGTGCTCGTCCTCGCCGGGGAGTACGACGTGGCGGGGCCAGCGCGCGTGATGAAGGAGTACGCGGGGTTGTTCCCGAGTGCCGAGCTGGTCGTGCAGAGCGGGGCGGCGCACGTTCCGTGGCTGGACGATCGGGGGCGGTTCGTGACCGCCGTGGTGGCTTTCCTGGGCGATGGCGGCGCTGTCAGCAGTCCCTGA
- a CDS encoding ABC transporter substrate-binding protein has product MQVRDLSIKSPFRFLAVLVLVPGLAGCFASPGGESSSDGGPSGSRLRVALAFPPAENFSPYGADATLLSRLGVTEGLTALDANGAAAPALAESWRRESDRTWRFTLREATFQDGTDVTPAAVADALTRATKAKPLPAALAGVTLDAEADGSRGIRITTAAADPVLPMRLSSPSLAILSPKAYEKKGAPTPVGTATGPFEITKANSGGSATLDRFDDYWGGRAHASGIDARFVKDGTARANAVRTGDVDIAEAIPVAQAATLDEATLKEAGTTRTTSLHLNTRTGPFKDPKLRAAARTAVDSSVIVKGVFEGYADPGAGIYGPAVTWAESKRVKPTGRAAAARPDGTRITLATYDNRPELPEVAQVVQQQLEKAGFTVQLEVREYSRLESDALAGKFDAFIGARNSLLDTGDPVGILASDYTCDGGYNLALLCDENVDRAVEKADRTDGTGERQDAAMAAEAAVLGTDAVVPLAHQQIIAGVSTEGRGVVLDPYERALVGTGTRR; this is encoded by the coding sequence GTGCAAGTGCGTGATCTGAGCATCAAGAGTCCCTTCCGGTTCCTCGCCGTCCTCGTCCTCGTCCCAGGTCTGGCGGGCTGCTTCGCCTCCCCCGGCGGGGAGTCGTCGTCGGACGGCGGGCCGTCAGGCTCGCGGCTGCGTGTCGCCCTCGCCTTCCCGCCTGCCGAGAACTTCTCGCCGTACGGAGCCGACGCCACGCTCCTGAGCCGGCTCGGCGTCACCGAGGGGCTGACCGCCCTGGACGCCAACGGCGCCGCGGCCCCGGCGCTCGCCGAGTCCTGGCGGCGCGAGAGCGACCGCACCTGGCGGTTCACCCTGCGCGAGGCCACCTTCCAGGACGGCACGGACGTCACCCCGGCCGCCGTGGCCGACGCGCTCACCCGCGCCACGAAGGCGAAGCCCCTGCCCGCCGCCCTCGCCGGTGTCACCCTCGACGCCGAGGCCGACGGCAGCCGCGGCATACGTATCACCACCGCCGCGGCCGACCCCGTCCTGCCCATGCGCCTGTCCAGCCCGAGCCTGGCGATCCTCTCCCCGAAGGCGTACGAGAAGAAGGGCGCGCCCACGCCCGTCGGCACCGCCACCGGGCCCTTCGAGATCACCAAGGCCAACAGCGGCGGCTCCGCGACCCTCGACCGCTTCGACGACTACTGGGGCGGGCGCGCCCATGCCTCCGGTATCGACGCGCGCTTCGTCAAGGACGGCACCGCGCGCGCCAACGCGGTGCGCACCGGCGACGTGGACATCGCCGAGGCGATCCCCGTCGCCCAGGCCGCCACCCTCGACGAGGCGACCCTCAAGGAAGCCGGCACCACCCGGACGACCAGCCTTCACCTCAACACCAGGACCGGCCCCTTCAAGGACCCGAAGCTGCGCGCCGCCGCGCGCACGGCGGTCGACTCCTCCGTCATCGTCAAGGGCGTCTTCGAGGGGTACGCCGACCCGGGCGCCGGCATCTACGGTCCCGCCGTCACCTGGGCCGAGAGCAAGCGGGTGAAGCCGACGGGGCGCGCGGCCGCCGCCCGGCCCGACGGCACGCGGATCACCCTCGCCACCTACGACAACCGGCCCGAACTCCCCGAGGTCGCCCAGGTCGTGCAACAGCAGCTCGAAAAGGCCGGCTTCACGGTGCAGCTGGAAGTGCGCGAGTACTCACGGCTGGAGAGCGACGCGCTGGCCGGGAAGTTCGACGCGTTCATCGGCGCCCGCAACAGCCTGCTGGACACCGGCGACCCCGTCGGCATCCTCGCCAGTGACTACACCTGCGACGGCGGCTACAACCTGGCCCTGCTGTGCGACGAGAACGTCGACCGGGCCGTCGAGAAGGCCGACCGGACCGACGGCACGGGCGAGCGGCAGGACGCTGCCATGGCCGCCGAGGCCGCGGTCCTCGGCACGGACGCGGTCGTGCCGCTGGCCCACCAGCAGATCATCGCCGGCGTCTCCACCGAAGGCAGGGGAGTCGTCCTCGACCCGTACGAGAGGGCCCTGGTGGGCACGGGGACCCGTCGCTGA
- a CDS encoding zinc-dependent alcohol dehydrogenase has protein sequence MKHTGRAFWIDSPGRGGIRDVALPEPGEGEVLVRTLYSGVSRGTETLVFRGGVPVSQHSAMRAPFQEGDFPGPVKYGYLNVGVVEEGPEALAGRTVFCLYPHQTRYVVPASAVTPVPDAVPAERAVLAGTVETAVNALWDAAPLVGDRIAVVGGGMVGSSMAALLARFPGVRVQLVDADPGRAGIAKALGVGFASPEDALGECDLVVHASATEQGLARSLELLTAEGTVLELSWYGDRRVSVPLGEAFHSRRLVIRSSQVGTVSPARPNRTYADRLALALDLLADPALDALVTGESAFEDLPDVLPRLASGEIPALCHRVRYGESA, from the coding sequence ATGAAGCACACCGGACGTGCGTTCTGGATCGACTCGCCTGGGCGAGGCGGTATCCGGGACGTCGCCCTGCCGGAGCCCGGCGAGGGCGAGGTGCTGGTCCGCACGCTGTACTCCGGCGTCAGCCGCGGCACGGAGACGCTCGTCTTCCGCGGCGGCGTGCCCGTCAGCCAGCACTCGGCCATGCGGGCGCCGTTCCAGGAGGGCGACTTCCCGGGGCCGGTGAAGTACGGCTACCTCAACGTCGGTGTGGTGGAGGAGGGCCCCGAGGCGCTCGCCGGCCGTACGGTGTTCTGCCTCTACCCGCACCAGACCCGGTACGTCGTCCCGGCGAGCGCCGTCACGCCCGTACCGGACGCCGTGCCGGCCGAGCGGGCCGTGCTCGCGGGGACCGTGGAGACCGCCGTCAACGCCCTGTGGGACGCCGCGCCCCTGGTCGGCGACCGGATCGCCGTGGTCGGCGGGGGCATGGTCGGCTCCTCCATGGCCGCGCTGCTCGCCCGGTTCCCCGGCGTCCGCGTCCAGTTGGTCGACGCCGACCCGGGCCGGGCCGGGATCGCAAAAGCGCTGGGCGTGGGCTTCGCCTCTCCCGAGGACGCCCTCGGCGAGTGCGATCTGGTCGTCCACGCCAGCGCCACCGAGCAGGGCCTCGCCCGGTCCCTGGAACTCCTCACCGCCGAAGGGACCGTGCTCGAACTGAGCTGGTACGGCGACCGGCGGGTGAGCGTGCCGCTCGGCGAGGCCTTCCACTCCCGGCGGCTCGTCATCCGCTCCAGCCAGGTCGGCACCGTCTCCCCGGCCCGGCCGAACCGCACCTACGCCGACCGGCTCGCCCTCGCCCTCGACCTGCTCGCCGACCCGGCCCTCGACGCCCTGGTCACCGGCGAGTCCGCCTTCGAGGACCTGCCGGACGTGCTGCCGAGGCTCGCCTCGGGCGAGATCCCGGCGCTGTGCCACCGCGTCCGCTACGGCGAGAGCGCCTGA
- the fusA gene encoding elongation factor G, with protein MRINHNPLAVVRNLGILAHVDAGKTTVTERILFATGTTHKRGEVHDGTTVTDFDPQERDRGITIFAAAVSCAWDGHRINLIDTPGHVDFADEVERALRVLDGAVAVFDAVAGVEPQSESVWRQADRHGIPRIAFVNKMDRAGADLDAAVASIRQRLHPAPLVVQLPIGSEDTFTGIVDLVRMRALRWADGDTFEDTPLPDDLRDEALARRRALEEAVAELHPGALEEFCDTGTLGERTLSSALRDVTRDGDGVVVLCGSAYRNRGVEPLLDAVVAYLPSPLDVPPVRGTHDGEEQERPADPVAPPAALAFKVHATPTGRLTYLRIYSGTIEKGDTLWDANARRTERVGRILRVQADRHAPLDRAVAGDIVAVVGLKSARAGSTLCAPGAPLVLEPPGVPEPVVSVAVESRRAGDTDRLASGLARLTEEDPSLVVRTDPETGQTVLSGMGELHLEVAVEKLRRELGLEVNVGRPRVSYRETVARGVSGLVYRHVKQDGGAGQFAHVVLDVEPYEEGGFAFRSSVVGGRVPQEYVRAVEAGCRDALAEGPLGGHPVTGLRVTLTDGATHVKDSSDTAFRTAGRLGLREALRACAMVLLEPVVEVTVTVPEDAVGGVLGDLAARRGRVTGSVTRAGAAVVTATVPLAELFGYATRLRSRTQGRGTFTTRPTGYAPAPAATPVR; from the coding sequence GTGCGCATCAACCACAACCCGCTCGCCGTCGTCCGCAACCTCGGCATCCTCGCCCACGTCGACGCCGGCAAGACCACCGTCACCGAACGGATCCTGTTCGCCACCGGAACCACGCACAAGCGCGGCGAGGTCCACGACGGCACGACCGTCACCGACTTCGACCCGCAGGAGCGGGACCGGGGCATCACCATCTTCGCCGCGGCGGTGAGCTGCGCCTGGGACGGTCACCGGATCAACCTGATCGACACCCCCGGGCACGTCGACTTCGCCGACGAGGTGGAGCGTGCGCTGCGGGTCCTCGACGGCGCGGTGGCCGTGTTCGACGCGGTGGCCGGGGTGGAGCCGCAGAGCGAGTCGGTGTGGCGGCAGGCCGACCGGCACGGCATACCGAGGATCGCCTTCGTCAACAAGATGGACCGCGCCGGTGCCGACCTCGACGCGGCCGTCGCGTCGATCCGGCAGCGGCTGCACCCGGCCCCGCTGGTCGTGCAGCTGCCGATCGGCTCGGAGGACACGTTCACCGGCATCGTCGACCTGGTACGCATGCGTGCCCTGCGGTGGGCCGACGGCGACACCTTCGAGGACACGCCGCTGCCGGACGACCTCCGGGACGAGGCCCTCGCACGCCGCCGGGCGCTGGAGGAGGCCGTGGCGGAACTCCACCCGGGCGCCCTGGAGGAGTTCTGCGACACGGGCACGCTCGGCGAGCGGACCCTCTCCTCGGCACTGCGGGACGTGACCCGCGACGGCGACGGCGTGGTGGTGCTGTGCGGGTCCGCGTACCGCAACCGCGGTGTGGAGCCGCTGCTCGACGCGGTCGTGGCCTATCTGCCGTCGCCGCTGGACGTGCCGCCGGTCAGGGGCACACACGACGGCGAAGAGCAGGAGCGGCCCGCCGACCCGGTGGCGCCACCTGCCGCCCTCGCCTTCAAGGTGCACGCCACCCCGACAGGACGGCTGACCTACCTGCGGATCTACTCCGGGACGATCGAGAAGGGAGACACCCTGTGGGACGCGAACGCGCGACGCACCGAGCGCGTCGGCCGCATCCTGCGCGTCCAGGCCGACCGGCACGCACCGTTGGACCGGGCGGTCGCCGGGGACATCGTCGCCGTCGTCGGGCTCAAGTCGGCCCGCGCCGGCTCGACCCTGTGCGCGCCGGGCGCCCCGCTCGTCCTGGAACCGCCGGGCGTGCCGGAGCCGGTGGTCTCGGTCGCGGTCGAGTCCCGCAGGGCCGGCGACACCGACCGTCTGGCGTCCGGACTGGCCCGGCTGACCGAGGAGGATCCCTCGCTGGTCGTGCGGACCGACCCGGAGACCGGGCAGACCGTGCTGTCGGGCATGGGTGAACTGCACCTGGAGGTGGCGGTGGAAAAGCTCCGGCGCGAGCTGGGGCTGGAGGTCAACGTCGGCCGCCCCCGGGTCAGTTACCGCGAGACCGTCGCCCGGGGCGTGTCCGGGCTGGTCTACCGGCACGTCAAACAGGACGGCGGGGCGGGGCAGTTCGCCCATGTCGTCCTCGACGTGGAACCGTACGAGGAGGGTGGGTTCGCGTTCCGCTCGTCCGTCGTCGGCGGGCGCGTGCCGCAGGAGTACGTCCGGGCGGTCGAGGCGGGCTGCCGCGACGCCCTCGCCGAGGGGCCGCTCGGCGGGCACCCGGTGACCGGGCTGCGCGTCACCCTCACCGACGGGGCGACCCATGTGAAGGACTCCTCGGACACGGCGTTCCGCACGGCCGGCCGCCTGGGGCTGCGCGAGGCCCTGCGGGCCTGCGCGATGGTCCTGCTGGAGCCGGTCGTCGAGGTCACGGTCACCGTGCCCGAGGACGCGGTGGGCGGCGTGCTCGGCGACCTCGCCGCCCGGCGCGGCCGGGTGACCGGGTCGGTCACCCGCGCGGGCGCGGCGGTCGTCACCGCCACCGTGCCGCTGGCCGAACTCTTCGGCTACGCGACCCGGTTGCGCAGCCGCACCCAGGGCCGCGGCACCTTCACGACCCGGCCCACCGGCTACGCGCCGGCGCCGGCCGCGACACCGGTGCGGTAG
- a CDS encoding RidA family protein produces MSTIDVYDHAIPAESHFGYAQAIRSGDLIHVSGQLSFDEAGGFRPEDDVATQLEGTYANLDKVLAHYGVTRNQIVSQTLYVVDLVKNADLVAEGNRAYFGAHRPVSTALGVTELTFPGQAVEISCVIDTKLPA; encoded by the coding sequence ATGAGCACGATCGATGTCTACGACCACGCCATACCGGCGGAGAGCCACTTCGGCTACGCGCAGGCGATCAGGTCCGGCGATCTGATCCACGTCTCCGGACAGCTCTCGTTCGACGAGGCGGGCGGCTTCCGCCCGGAGGACGACGTCGCCACTCAACTGGAGGGGACCTACGCCAACCTCGACAAGGTACTGGCCCACTACGGCGTCACGCGCAACCAGATCGTCTCCCAGACGCTGTACGTGGTGGACCTGGTGAAGAACGCCGACTTGGTGGCGGAGGGCAACCGGGCCTACTTCGGCGCCCACCGCCCGGTCAGCACGGCCCTGGGCGTCACCGAACTCACCTTCCCCGGACAGGCGGTGGAGATCAGCTGCGTGATCGACACGAAGCTGCCGGCGTGA
- a CDS encoding AAA family ATPase, producing the protein MRVAFVGKGGSGKTTLSALFSRHLARSGAPVLAIDGDINQHLAEALGEEEKSAPPLGEHLAEIKDFLRGTNPRITSREAMIKTTPPGRGSRLLRPLGDDELHARHVGRAGGVPLMVTGEFDESDLGVACYHSKLGAVELYLGHLADGAGEYVVVDMTAGADAFASGLFTRFDITFLVAEPTRKGVSVYRQYRDHAEQFGIRIAVIGNKVTCEDDLLYLKEQVGDDLLTYLVQSPWVRAAEQGRTEGGLDALDSLEPHNRHALTLLREAVDAHPRDWDRLHRHAVEFHLRNARAWADARTGEDLATQVDPDYVPGGTPPNT; encoded by the coding sequence GTGAGGGTCGCGTTCGTCGGCAAGGGCGGCAGCGGCAAGACCACGCTGTCGGCGCTCTTCTCCCGCCACCTGGCGCGCTCGGGCGCCCCGGTCCTCGCCATCGACGGCGACATCAACCAGCACCTGGCCGAGGCGCTCGGCGAGGAGGAGAAGTCCGCCCCTCCCCTGGGCGAGCACCTGGCCGAGATCAAGGACTTCCTGCGCGGCACGAACCCACGCATCACCTCCCGCGAGGCGATGATCAAAACGACTCCCCCGGGACGCGGCTCCCGCCTCCTGCGCCCACTGGGCGACGACGAACTGCACGCGCGGCACGTCGGCCGGGCGGGCGGCGTCCCGCTGATGGTCACGGGCGAGTTCGACGAGTCCGACCTGGGCGTGGCCTGCTACCACTCCAAGCTGGGCGCGGTCGAGCTGTACCTCGGCCACCTGGCGGACGGCGCCGGCGAGTACGTCGTGGTCGACATGACGGCGGGCGCGGACGCCTTCGCCTCCGGCCTGTTCACCCGCTTCGACATCACCTTCCTGGTTGCGGAACCCACCCGCAAGGGCGTCTCGGTCTACCGCCAGTACCGCGACCACGCGGAACAGTTCGGCATCCGCATCGCCGTCATCGGCAACAAGGTGACCTGCGAGGACGACCTCCTCTACCTCAAGGAACAGGTAGGGGACGACCTCCTGACCTACCTGGTCCAGTCCCCCTGGGTCCGCGCGGCCGAACAGGGCCGCACCGAGGGCGGCCTGGACGCGCTGGACTCCCTGGAGCCGCACAACCGCCACGCACTCACGCTCCTCCGCGAGGCAGTCGACGCCCACCCCCGCGACTGGGACCGGCTCCACCGCCACGCCGTCGAGTTCCACCTGCGCAACGCCCGAGCGTGGGCGGACGCCCGCACGGGCGAGGACCTGGCGACCCAGGTCGACCCGGACTACGTCCCCGGCGGCACCCCGCCGAACACCTGA